AATAAAGCTCTGGCTCGAAAACGGGACGCTGTTCTACACTGGAGATACCAAGTGGTTCAAGCTGAGAACGGCGGAGAAAAGCCGCTTTCCCAAAGCCGACGTTCTCATAATCGAGGCCACCTTCGGCGTTCCGAGCTTCACGTTTCCATCCCCCAGGGAAGCTGAGAAAAAACTGGTCGCATTCGTTGAAGAGGCTCTTGACAGGGGAAAGCGCCCAACCCTCTATGTGAACCAGATGGGGAAGGCGCAGGAAGTTATGAAAATCCTGGACGTTCACGGGATCACGGTGAGGCCAAGCAGAGAGATGCTGAAAGTGGCGAGGGTTTATTCAAAATTTGGGGTCAAATTTGGAAACATCACCCATGAAGGGGACGTAGTTTTAAGGTCGTACCGCTCCCCCAAGGTCGAAAACTCACTCTCTCCCTGGGAGCTTACCGTTTCCGGCTTTGGAAGGCTCAAGCTGAGCAACCACGCGGACTTTTGGGAGCTGATGAAAATCATAGAGAAGGTAAAGCCCGAAAGGATCTTCACGGTGTACGGCTTCTCCAGGGAATTTTCCAGGATTTTGACCGGGCTTGGATACGAAGCCCATCCAATTGACAAGGACTCCGATATATACGGACTACTTTTTTGAACAACTGTTAAACAGACTGCCAAAAACCTAATAAACTTCTAAAATTGAAGGTTATTTTCGAACAAGCTTCACATATTCGAAGTGCTGTTTAGTTATTTTGAACACGGAGGTGGTGGAATGCAGAGGCTGAGGAAGAAACCGAAGTGGGTGACAGGACTCAGGCCCAGACTTGAGACACTCTTCAGTGAAAGGGCCATCGGGGAGGGACTGTTGGTAGGTCGAGGAACGATAAGAGGCGACATGGTGGAGGTTACCCAGCTCAAGTTCTCCGGCGGGCGGGTTAAAAAGCCGATAGTTGAAGTCGAGGGCAACGAGCTGAGGTTCATATACCCGATCAAGAACGGTGAGAGCCTTGAGGGGATATACTACTCTCTAATGGGCTTTCTGAGCAGGGTTTGAGTTTTTCAGAGTTCTCAAACCCCAAACTTTTTGCCATTTTGGTAACTTTCGGAGAGAAAAATTTTTAAAGGGCTATTCTTTAATAACAATTGGTGAGAAAAAGGCGGGGGGTGAGAAAGATGGTCTGGAGGAGGGACCGCTACTGGGACCCGTTCGACATCATGAGGGAAATCCAGGAGGAGATTGATGCAATATTCCGCGACTTCATGCGCGGCCCGAGGCTCTGGAGCTACCGCGAGCCAGGTGAGAGAATAGAGGTCAGCGAGACCTGGAGGGAGCCGTTCGCAGACATCTTCGACAGGGGCGACCGCTTTGTTATCACCGTCGAGCTCCCAGGTGTTAGGAAGGAGGACATCAAGCTCCGCGTTACAGAGGACACCGTTTACATCGAGGCCCAGATGAGGCGCGAGAAGGAGCTCGAGCAGGAGGGTGCCATAAGGATCGAGCGCTACTACAGCGGCTACAGGAGGGTCATCAGGCTTCCAGAGGAGGTCATCCCGGAGAAGGCCAAGGCCCGCTACAACAACGGCGTCCTAGAGATCGAGATTCCGAAGAAGAAGCCCACCAAACCCGAGAAGGAGGGCGTTGAGGTCAAGATCGAGTGATTTTGAGTTTTTCTGATTTTTCTGCTTTACTCTCTGCAACAGCCGGATTCTGCCAATTGGATGGGGCTTGAATGGGTACCTAGCAGAGTATTGCCGGTTCTTAGTTTGAAATCACCTGCTGCTCGCAAAGTGCTTTTTCAGATCCTTCATCAGGTCGTACACTATGTTTAAGAACAGCTCCATGTCGTTGCCGAACAGCCTGCGGGTGTCGGCGATGACCTCCGGGTATGTCTTCAGCCCATAGGGCTTGCCGTCTATGATTGCCACGAGGTCACCGTCTATGAGGTACGCCTCGTGAAGGTCGAGGTAGTGTAGGAGTTGCTTGAGCTTCTGCCTGACCCACTCAAAGGGCAACGGCTCGGCATAGGTTTCGAAGAGGGCAAAGGCGACCCGGTTGAGATCTTCAGGAAAGCTGGCGAGAATCTCACTTTCGCCGTCCTTGGGCCTGATGACGTAGAACCCCTTCGGGCCGAGCGCTACCACAACCGGCATCACGTCGGAGAGAGTTGTTTGGGCTTTTCCTACCATTTGGTACCACCTCCAGAGTTCTTAAAATTGGAAAAACGAAAATTTCCCGGGACAAAAACGGTTTTTGTACGGTAGTGTTGGCGGTACTTTTGGCATCAGCAAAAAAGCAACAGGAAGTTGGTGTTTTGGTGGTGTTGGTGGGTGTTGGTTGTGGTGTTTGGGTTTGGGGTAGTAGTGGTGTCTCCATACATAAGAAAACCATAAACAAAAATGCAAAATTTTTGCAAGCACATTTTTGTACTCCAAAAACATTGACTCATTGATCCAGCCCAATCTCTTCTTAGTCTATTCTGCCTCTACGCACGCCTTTCATTACCGCGATGCAGGGGCCACATTTTGGTAACCTCACTTAAGAAAAATCGAAAAGTTTATAAAGGGTTTGTCCTTTAGTAACTTACGGTAACCAAAAACTAAGAGGTGATGCTCATGAGTGAGAGGAGAGAGGTCAAGCTCAAGGTTGCCTCTGCCTACCAGAGGGACGTTGGCAGGGGGATCGTGAGGATTGACAGGAAAGCCATGCGCGAGCTTGGCGTCCAGTCAGGTGACATAGTCGAGATCATAGGTACCAAGAACACCGCTGCAGTTGTCTGGCCAGCCTATCCAGAGGACGAGGGGCTTGGCATCATAAGGATGGACGGTACGATCAGGAAGAACGCCGGTGTTGGTCTCGGCGACGAGGTCACCGTGAGAAAGGCCGACGTCAAGGAGGCAAAGAAGGTCATAGTCGCTCCGACTGAGCCGATACGCTTCGGCGCTGACTTCGTCGAGTGGCTCCACAGCAGGCTCGTCGGAAGGCCCGTAGTCAGGGGAGACTACATCAAGATCGGCATACTCGGCCAGGAGCTGACATTCGTAGTTACCGCCACAACTCCAGCGGGGATCGTTCAGATAACCGAGTTCACCGACTTCCAGGTGAGCGAGAAGCCAGTTAAGGAGGTCAGCAAGGCAACCGCCCTCGGAGTGACCTACGAGGACATAGGTGGCCTCAAGGACGTCATCCAGAAGGTTAGGGAGATGATAGAGCTCCCGCTCAAGCACCCGGAGCTCTTCGAGAAGCTCGGCATTGAGCCGCCTAAGGGTGTGCTCCTCTACGGACCACCGGGAACGGGTAAGACACTCCTGGCTAAGGCCGTTGCCAACGAAGCCAACGCTCACTTCATAGCCATCAACGGACCGGAAATAATGAGCAAGTACTACGGCGAGAGCGAGGAGAGGCTTAGGGAGGTCTTCAAGGAGGCTGAGGAGAACGCGCCGGCGATAATCTTCATTGACGAGATCGACAGCATTGCGCCGAAGAGAGAGGAGACCCACGGTGAGGTCGAGAAGAGGGTTGTCAGCCAGCTGCTAACGCTAATGGACGGCCTCAAGAGCCGCGGAAAGGTCATAGTCATCGGTGCCACCAACAGGCCGGACGCGATTGACCCGGCCCTGAGGAGGCCTGGAAGGTTCGACAGGGAAATTGAGGTCGGCGTTCCCGACAAGCAGGGCAGAAAGGAGATACTCCAGATCCACACCAGAGGAATGCCGATCGAGCCCGAGTTCAGGAGGGACAAGGTAATCGAGATACTCGAGGAGCTTGAGAAGAACGACACCTACCGCGAGGCCGCTGAGAGGGCTATCATGAAGGTCAAGAAGGCCAAAGACGAAGAGGAGATCAGGAGGATCCTCAGGGAGACCGACGAGAAGCTCTACGAGGAGGTCAGGGCGAAGCTTATCGATGCACTCCTCGACGAGCTGGCTGAGGTTACGCACGGCTTCGTCGGTGCCGACCTGGCAGCACTCGCCAGGGAGGCTGCAATGGCAGCTCTCAGGAGGCTCATCAACGAGGGCAAGATCGACTTCGAGGCCGAGTACATACCGAAGGAAGTCCTCGACGAGCTCAAGGTCACGAGGAGGGACTTCTACGAGGCCCTCAAGATGGTCGAGCCGTCAGCTCTCAGAGAGGTGCTCCTGGAGGTTCCAAACGTCCGCTGGGACGACATCGGCGGCCTTGAAGATGTCAAGCAGGAGCTCAGAGAGGCAGTCGAGTGGCCTCTCAAGTATCCCGAGGCATTCATGGGTCTCGGCATAACACCGCCGAAGGGAATACTCCTCTACGGTCCGCCGGGAACCGGTAAGACTCTCCTCGCCAAGGCAGTCGCCAACGAGAGCGAGGCCAACTTCATAGCAATCAAGGGTCCAGAGGTGCTCAGTAAGTGGGTCGGTGAGAGCGAGAAGAACATCCGCGAGATCTTCAGGAAGGCTCGCCAGGCCGCACCAACCGTGATATTCATCGACGAGATTGACGCCATCGCCCCGAGAAGAGGAACCGACGTGAACAGGGTCACTGACAGGTTGATCAACCAGCTGCTCACTGAGATGGACGGAATCCAGGAGAACAGTGGCGTGGTCGTCATTGGTGCCACCAACAGGCCGGACATTATCGATCCAGCACTCCTCAGGCCAGGAAGGTTCGACAGGCTGATACTTGTACCAGCTCCAGACGAGAAGGCCAGGCTCGAAATATTCAAAGTCCACACCAGAAGAGTACCGCTTGCAGGTGATGTTGACCTTAGGGAGCTCGCCAAGAAGACCGAAGGCTACACCGGCGCAGACATAGCGGCAGTGGTCAGGGAGGCTGCGATGCTCGCCATGAGGAGGGCCCTGCAGGAGGGCATCATAAGACCCGGCATGAAGGCCGACGAGATAAGGGGGAAGGTCAAGGTCACCATGAAGGACTTCGAGGAGGCCCTCAAGAAGATCGGGCCGTCAGTGAGCAAGGAGACCATGGAGTACTACAGGAAGATCCAGGAGCAGTTCAAACAGGCTCGCGGATGATCCAGGGGTCGTAACCCCCATCCCCTAATTTATCTCTTTTTGAGCTCTTTTGAACTCGACCGTGGAGATAACATTTTAAGCCTTCCAGTTGAAACCTTTGCGGTGGTGCTTTTGGAGAACCTGGAACAGGTTTATGAGAGGATAAAACTGGCCGCTAAACAGGCCTCAAATGAGGAGGAACTGCGGCACAACGTTTCTAAGGTTCTTGATGAGATTGCGAGAGAATTTGGAGTATCTGGCAGGCTGGAGAAGTCAACTCAGCTCCTTGAATCAAAGAAGGTCTTTAGGGGCAGGATAGACGCCCTCTATGGCGGTGTTATTATAGAGTACAAGTCTCCAGGAAAACTGAAGGAAAAGCAGGCATTTAACTCCGCCCTCGACCAGGTCATAAACTACATCAAATCAGAGGCCAAAAGCGAGGAGTTTTATCCGTATTACCTTGGAGTGCTCTTCGACGGTTCAACGATAGCGTTTGTTAGGTACTGGGGAGGCAGTTTCAAGGTCAACGGCCCGCTTCCGTTCACGTTTGAGGCCTTTGAGCACCTCGTTGATGCCCTCAGGGGCCTGACGAGGAAGCCCCTCGATGCGGAGATGCTTTTGAGGGACTTTGGGCCAAAAAGCCGGATAACGGAAGAAGTCCTCAGAGCGTTCTATAGCGCCCTTGAGTCGCCAAAATCGGATAGAACTGAGATGCTCTTTGAGGACTGGAGGAGGATATTCTCCCAGGTCTGCTCCTACACCCCGGAGAAGCTGAAGAAGCTGGCCGAGTTCTACGGGTTCAAGGAGGCCGACCCCGAGAGGCTGACCTTCGCACTGCACACCTACTACACCCTTCTGATGAAGCTCATCGTCAGCGAGATAGTCAGCGTCCTCTCGGAGGGCCTGACTGGTTCCGTACTGGCGAGGCTCAACGAGAGCTACCTGAGCGATGTTGAGTCCTTCAGGTTCGTGCTCACCGAGCTTGAGGACGGGGGACTGTTCAGACAGCTGGGCATAAGGAACTTCCTGGAAGCGGACTACTTCGCCTGGTACCTTGAGGAGTGGAGCGGAGAGGTGGCTAGGGCAGTTTATGAAATCACTAAGGCACTCATGGACTACGAACCCGCGACAGTTGAACAAACCCCTGAGAGGGTGGAAGACCTCTTCAAGAGGCTCTACCAGAACCTCGTCCCGAGGGAGATAAGGCACAGCCTCGGGGAGTACTTTACGCCCGACTGGCTCGCGGAGCTGACGCTGGACGAAGCTGGTTACGATGGAAACCCCGAAAAGAGGGTTCTCGACCCGGCCTGCGGCTCCGGGACTTTCCTCGTGCTGGCGATAAAGAGGGCGAAGGAGTGGGGGCTGAGGCACTGGGGAACCTCTGCCGATGCCCAGCTCCGGCTCCTTGAGTCAATAACGAGCAACATAGTCGGGATAGACCTCAACCCGCTGGCAGTCCTGGCGGCGAGGGGCAACTATCTCATCGCCCTCGGGAAGCTCATACGCTACAGGGTTGACGACATCACGATACCAGTTTATCTAGCCGACTCGATAACAGTAAGTACGAAAACATCAGCCAGGGGAGGCAAGAGGATAGCCCTCAAGACGGTTGCCGGTGAGTTCGAGGTTCCCAAGGAGGTCATAGACTCAAAGCTGATGGACAAGGTTTTCCAGGCCATAGAGGACGGCCTGAGGCGGAACATGAAGAAGGGGCAGTTCATCGTTTACCTTCACATGAAGCTCGGCGGAAAGAGGCTTAGCGACGATACCATTGATGCCATCTCCGTTCTGTACGAGAAACTGTGGAAGCTTGAGCAGGAGGGCAAGGATAGGATATGGACGAGGGTTCTGAGGAACGCCTTCGCACCGCTCACGATAGGGAACTTCGACTTCGTGATCGGGAACCCGCCGTGGATAAACTGGGAGAGCCTGCCAGAGAACTATCGAGAGCTGACGAAACCGCTCTGGGAGTACTACGGGCTTGAAAAAGGCTCGGGTAAGGGTATGGGCAGGGTAAAGAGGGACATGAGCATGCTCTTCGTCGCGAGGACATTCGACCGCTACCTCAAGCCCGGCGGGAGGCTGGCCTTTCTTGTTCCCTTCACGCTCTTCAAAACGCAGGCGGGAGCGGGATTCAGAAGGTTCCTCACCTACGGAAGAAGACGGGAGCCGAGGATACCCGTTAAGCTCCTGAAGGTTCACGACCTCGTTACACTTTACCCCTTCGAGGGGGCCACCACGAGGACTGGCCTATTGGTCATCGAGAAGACCGAGAAGACCGAGTTCCCGGTTCCGTTGATTGTCTGGAACTGGCCGGACACCAGGGGGGCGGACGTTGAGGCAACCCTTGAAGAAGTGAAGGAAAAGGCGGCGATTCACCAGCTCGTCTTCATGCCGATCGAGGAGGGGAAGCCAGAGAGCCCGTGGATGATGACGACGGTGAAGGCCTACGAGGGGCTTAAGAAAGCTTTGGGGAGCTCGGAGTATAGGGCCTATGCTGGAGTTTTTACAGGATTAGATGGAGCTTACTGGGTTGAAATTATTCGTGAAGTTGCCCCAGGGAGAGTACTAATTCAGAATGTCGGTAAAACCATGAAAAAGTCTATCAAAAGAGTCCAGAAAGTTGTAGAAACAGATCTTATATTTCCAGTTCTACGCGGAAAGAATGCAAAAAAATGGTACTGCAACCCAGAAGGGTGGATACTCCTGCCAATAGACAAAAACGGTGATATCATTCCACCTTCAGAGCTCAAACTCAAGTATCCACTGACATATGATTTCTTTACAGCGCTCCTAGATGAACTCATAAGCAGAAATGCAGAACCCTTTAAAACAAAGTTAAGAATTTACAAGGAAAAGCCAATTGAAATAGCAGAAAGATCAGGAATGCCTTTCTATGCAGTCCTTAACTCACAAGTCTCAATAGCTCCATACAAAGTTGGTTGGAAACATATATCCGGAGCTATAAGCGGAAAAGCCCAATTGGATGTTTTCGTGATACCAACTTTACAGGACAAACCAATGATTCCAACTCATGGCATTATGCACATTCCCACATCCTCAGAAGACGAAGCCCACTACATCGCCTCGATACTCAACTCCACAATAGCCCGCTTTATCGTTGCCAGCTATGGCCTCGAGGTCCACATAACAACTGACGTTCCAAAGAGAATTTACATTCCGACCTTCGACCCATCTAACCAACTCCACCTCGAACTCGCGGAGCTTTCAAAGAAGGCGCACGAAATAGCGAAGGAAAAGTACGAACTCCTTGACCGGATAAAGTCCCTCAAGAAGTCCCTGAAGGGCACCAGAGGCGAGGAGAGGAAGAGAATAAAGGACGAGATTAGGGAACTCGAAGAAGAACTCGCCGAGGTTGAGAAGAAGCTTGGGGAAGTCGAGAAGGAGATAGACGAGAAAGTCGCCGAGCTGTACGGCATAACCTGGGAGGAGCTTGAGGAGATAGAGCGGCTCTACACCGTGCTCATGAACGCCGAACCCTGATAAATAGGGCAGAGAGCAGCGAAGCCGAGAAAAACAGTATGAAAACCGGAAACTAGCGACTGCCTTTTTCTTTTGTTCTGATTTGAGCAATCGGAGGAGGGGAGGAGCGTCAGGCGACCCACTCAACCTCATAATCAACTGCCCTAAAGTCCCTCATCTTCTTTCTTGCTATTTCCTCTGCCTTCCCAGGGTCGTTGGTCACGACTATGACTTCCTCGGGGAGGGAATCGGTTCTGTAGTAAACGATCCTCGCGAGCATGATATCACCTCCAGTTAATCACTCCGAGTGAAAAGCATCAGTTTCAATTTAAAAGCCTTACTGAATAATAAAAGACATCAATGAACGAAAATTTTGCTGATTTTGGCAGGATGGATGTACATAAATGTAGTAATGGCTCAAGATGCACATCAGAAGAATCGAAGTAAAAACGTAATGATGCATAAATTAAAGAGCTTATGCAAAAATTTTTAAATTCTTCGATTTCTACTGAAAGACGTGGTACTATGAAAAATAAGAACAATGACCTAGAAATAATACTGAGCATGATAAACGTACTAATTGGAGCCTTTGGAATCATAACCATTCCTGCAATGGTCTCGCAGCTTTACCTGTATTATGTGCTAGAGAAAGGAGGAAGAGAGTTCACAAGAGAGGGCGTCCTCGGCGGATTTATAGCGCTCAACGGACTGCTGGCATTGGCGGTACGCTCGAATGATGGGATGTTCTCAGAGGTGGCAATCCTCGCGACTGCGATGGCAACCATCGCGTTTTTATTGTACGCGGTGCATCTTGAAGTGGTGTGGAACCATGAAGTTCGCGGGGATCAGCCTCAACGAGCCGAGGATAATGGGAGTGATAAACATCTCTCCAGAGAGCTTCTACAAGGGAAGCGTCAGAAACGATGAAGAAAAGCTGATAGAAACTGCTCTGAGAATGGTGGAAGAGGGAGCGAGCTTCATTGACATTGGGGCAAAGTCCACGGCTCCCTATCTAGAGACCCAGATACCGGTTGAAGAAGAGATTAGAAGGGCGGTCTGGGCAGTGAAAACGATCCGCAACCACGTTGACGTTCCCATAAGCATTGACACAACAAACGCGAAGGTCGCGGAAGAGGCCATAAAAGCTGGCGCTGATATAATCAACGACGTAACTGGCCTGAAAGGGGATCCCGAGATGCCCAAAGTCGCCGCTGACTACGGTACCCCCGTTGTCCTCTGCGCCCACGGTGAGGTAAGGAACCTCAGCGATCCGGTTCGCACCGTCATGGACTTCCTTCAGGAAAGCCTCAGGATAGCCGAAAGACACGGGATTGAAGACGTTGCAGTTGATCCTGCCATCGGCTTTCTACGCCCCGAATGGCCGCCGTGGTACGTCTGGGACTCAAAGGTCATAGCCAACCTCAACCTGCTTAAGTCCCTTGGGAAGCCAATTCTGGTAGGTGTCTCGAGAAAGTCTTTCATCGGTGCAATAACAGGAAGGCAAGACCCCTCGGAGAGACTGGCAGGTAGTCTATCTGCAACGGCCATAGCGGTGCTGAAAGGGGCAGACATAATACGCACCCATGATGTCAAGGAGACAATAGATACAGTTAAGGTCGCCAGCTTCATCAGGAAGTTCTCTCCTTGATTTCCTTCCACTCTTCTACGAGGGTCTTCAGAAGGCCGAGTGAGACGGGACCGATTATTATCCCAACGAACCCAAAGGCTATGTATCCGCCGATGAAACCCAGGAGGCTTATGATAGCGTTTACTCCCCACTTCAAACGGCTTATCTTATCCCTCAGCAGGATATCAGGAAGGGGCGAAACAAGGGAGAACCCAAGAACCGCCAGAAGGACACCTGAAAGGATGTGGCCCTGATTGATCAGATAGGCAACACCACCAACCCAAACGATCCAGCCGCCAACGACGGGAAGAAGCTCGATTACCACCGTTAGGATTCCAGCGGCAACGGCACCACCCACGTCAGAGATTCCGAAGACCCTGAAAAACAGGGCCATTAATATGCCCTTCCCAACACCGACGAGCAGCCAGCCCCTAAGAACTATGTGGAGCGTTTCTGCCCCACTGTCTATCAGTTTTCTGGCAAGGTCCCTGTTGGTTGGGGGAATTAAAGAGTAAACCTCCTGTTTTATGGCGTCGGCGTTCACAAGGATGCCGTAGAACGAGAACACAGTAACGATAACCTGCAGAAGCAGTGTGGGGAGTGAGTAGGTGTACCCAAGGACGTAGCTGTTAAACCTCTGGGAGATGCCGAGTGAAATTCTCTGGAGGACTTCGTAGGCGGATGGGGGCAGGTTTAAGCCAAGAAGCCAGCCAACAAAGGTGTCAACGTAGTTCGCCAGGGAGTATTTAACGTCGTTTATGAGGAGGGCGAAGCCAAAGACAAACAGAAGGGAAACCACTGTCAAAATCCCCGTTAGGGTAAGTGCCGACCACCGTCCCCCAATTTTTCCTTCAAGGCGCTCATGGACGGGATAGAGGATGTAGGCTGTAGTCGCGGCTATTATAATTGGTGAGAGAATTGGGCTGATCGTTTCCCACGTCAGGTAAAGAACCCCGAGGGAGACGGCAACCCACACTGCAGTTTCAACTCTCATCAAGCATCCCCATGTATTTCAGTATCAGTTCTCTTACCGAGGGCTTGTTGAAAATGAACAGGTAACCCCGCTCATCGAGTATGAAGTTCTTCCCAAGGGCGAGGAGGCCCTTTCCAAGCTTTGCAACCTCGGCCTTTTCAAAGTCTATGAGCTCTTTAACCTCCGCAGGAGCATCTATCTCAGAGAGGACTTTTTCGAGCCTGTTGAGGATGCTCTGGTTAAGGAACTTCACGGGGGCAAGGCGAGGTTCTTCACCGCGTATCTCCGAGGCATCCATATAGATTCCCCAGAACTCCTTGGCACATTCAAAGGGATAGACGTAGTCTTCTCCGTAGTCAGGGAGATAGAGCTCGCGTATAACTGCGAGGAGAAGCCTCCTGGCGTCCTTTCCATAGTACTCTATCCTGAGGTTGAACTTCCCGTCCTCAAAGCCGTTTTCAAACACCTCAAGCTTCTCCTCGCACAGCATTCAACCACCCCCAATGAGGGGAGTGAGGTAGCGAGGGTCTATGTAGAGGGCAGTGCTCCCGTAGACCCCAAACTCCTCGGGGGTCTCAAGGTCCTTGTACACCACAACCTTTGCACCGCTAACGTTCATTAACTTTTCGAGGACATCTATGGCAGTGTCCATACCCCCAAGCTCGTCGACGAGGGCTCCAGTAACGTTCTCAGCGAACCACGTCTCTCCTGTTGAGAAGTTTTTGACTTCATCAATGGTCATGTTGCGCCCCTCGCTCACTGCGCTGATAAACGCCTGGAAGTAAGTGTTCACCATCTCCGTTATCTTCTCGCGTTCTTCTGGCGTTAAATCTCTCCACTCGGCCCCCATGTCCTTGTGTTTACCAGTTTTGAATACATTTACCTTTATCCCATTCATCTCGTAGTTCTTCTCCAGGTCGTAGTGAACGTAGATAACTCCGATGCTTCCGACCTCAGCCAGCGGGCTGGCCACTATCTTCTGAGCCCCAACTGCTATGTAGTATCCCCCTGATGCTATGATATCCCCGCTGTAAGCGACGACTGGTTTAACTAAAGACAACTTTTTGATTTCGGAGTGTATGTTAATAACAGGCCCAACTACGCCACCGGGACTTTCAATCCAGAGGAGAACCCCACCAACGGACTCGTTCATGGCCAGGTTCCTCAAAAGCGGGATGACCTGGAGGGCCGTGTAGTCGTCTATGATTCCAAATATTGGAACCACGGCGATGGTTGTGCCGCCCTGGTTAGATGAAACGAGTCTCTGCAGGAAAGCGATTTGATCCCTCAGCTCGGCAACTTCGGTGCTGGTAGTGTTAACACTGCCTTCACACACGAGCGTAAAGTTTGAGGGAGTTTCTATGACAAAGCCCGTTTGATTGGCAGGAACAGCGGGGGGATTGACCTGGTAGTAGAGAACCGCGACGCTCACGATTGATAGGGCCAGCAGAAGCGTTAGAACGGCCGAGACGTACTTCCATATCCGATCGTCCATTTTCCCACCCTCAAGTTGTGCACGCGTGAACTTTTAAACCTGTCCCAGAACGGACAAACTTTTATATCCATTCTGGCGACTTCAGAGTTAGGTGATACCCGTGGAGATAGGAGTGACCATCTACCCGCACTTCATCACAAAGGACAAGAGCCTCGCATCGATTCTGGCGGACATAAAAATCAAGGACTACGACTTCGTTTCACTGTTCCCGCACACTCTAGGCCTGATAAAGAACGGTGTTGTAGTTGAGAAGAAGCTCCGCAGCCTTGAAACCACCCTCAAAGGAGTGGGAATAAACTACATCATCAGGATGCCCACCTCAATGAACCTCAGGGACCACGTCTACCACAGCAGGCACTTCAGGGTGGCAAGGGCGGTTGCAGACGTAGCCATAAAGCTCGGTGCAAAGGTCATCGTCATGCAGAGCGGAAAAACTGGAAGGCTGGACCTCGAAATAGAGGCCCTTCAGAGCCTCGCCGACATGCTGAAGCCCTTCGACATCAAGATAGCCCTTGAGAACACCTTCAGCGTCAAGGACACGCTCTACGTCGTCGAAAACGTGAACAGGGACAACGTTGGCTTTGCCCTTGATGTTGCCCACGCATTCTTGAGCGCCCAGGGCAACGAGGAGAAGCTCCTCGACGACGTCAAGCTCGGAACGGACAAAACGATAATCCTCATGGTGCACGACAACTTTGGAAAGCTCTTCCCGCAGGTCGAGCCGGAGGATGCCCTGGCGTACGGAGTCGGTGACCTCCACCTCCTTCCTGGAGAAGGCAAGATACCCTTCGGAAAGGTTCTGAAGCTCTTCGGCGACGTGCCGATACTCCTGAAGGTCAAAGACCCCGAGAAGTTCCCGAAGATACCGACGAAGCAGGGTCTCATAGACCTGCTCCTCAGTCTTTGAGTCCAAGTCTCTTTCCTATTTCTTCGTACAGGACGGCAAAGGCCTTTCCTATTGTCTCTTTCTTTCTCGTGAAGTGCGTGACGTCATCATCGAGGTTCTGGCTGAGTATCTCAACTGCCTCCTCGATTGT
This sequence is a window from Thermococcus kodakarensis KOD1. Protein-coding genes within it:
- a CDS encoding sugar phosphate isomerase/epimerase family protein, which translates into the protein MEIGVTIYPHFITKDKSLASILADIKIKDYDFVSLFPHTLGLIKNGVVVEKKLRSLETTLKGVGINYIIRMPTSMNLRDHVYHSRHFRVARAVADVAIKLGAKVIVMQSGKTGRLDLEIEALQSLADMLKPFDIKIALENTFSVKDTLYVVENVNRDNVGFALDVAHAFLSAQGNEEKLLDDVKLGTDKTIILMVHDNFGKLFPQVEPEDALAYGVGDLHLLPGEGKIPFGKVLKLFGDVPILLKVKDPEKFPKIPTKQGLIDLLLSL